In Hemiscyllium ocellatum isolate sHemOce1 chromosome 2, sHemOce1.pat.X.cur, whole genome shotgun sequence, the genomic stretch GTGTCTGAAGGACTGAAACCTGTGAGGGAAAGTGGAATTGGATTGGATGGTTAGTTTAATAAGCTGATGCAGACACAAAGGACCGGATGGCCTTATGTGCCATAATGTTTTTGGGGTTCTGTGGAAGGAGTACTGTGATGGTTTAGAAAACTCCTTCAAATCGCTGGCTCAGGAAGGTGGGATCACTATCTCATTCTATGCTACATCATAATATAATTGGATAGCACAAAAGTCTGTCTAACCTCTTTATTTGTACGGCCACTGCAACAAAACAATGATTTCTTGTTAAATAGCATTTATGTGGTAAATTGCTCCAAGATACGTTAGTGGAGTGTTATCAAAAAAACAATTTTACCCTGATCTGGTCATTTTAGTACTAGGCACAAGGTAATGGCAAGGGCTCTGATCTAACATGGGTGCTGCATTTCTATAAAAGTGGATAAGACCCTACAGTGTAAATGAGGTAGTGCTTGTTCCTCCAGTGGCATGAGTTCCTGTCTCAAGAACACCAGTAGCTGATGCAGACCACTAATTTGTTGTAGAATGGGAGAGGGTGAACACCAAGGAACAAAATAAGAAAAGGCTTGTATTTATGTTTCTCAAATTCTGGAAATGTGTTATGGCCAGTTAAATACTTTTGAATTGTAATTTCAAACATGATAGTCAATTTGTGCACACCAGTCTACAAACCATAGTGGGGTAATCACCACATATTCTGATTTAATGATTGTTAGTCGAAGGATCATATTTGATCAAGCACAGCAAGGAGAGTTTCCTTGCTGTGCTTGATCTGGCACCATGGGATCATGTCCACCTAACCGGACAGACTGTTCACATCTTTAAGAAAAAATGGTGATATTACTGCATTGTAACATCGGTCAGATACTGCACGAAAGTCTCAATTCTCCATTTTTGACACCGTGCTGAGAATGATAGAATTTTCCACTTAAAACTGTGCAGTCTTCTCTTGTGAGTGGGGACAATTTCCAAAAACATTAGAAAACTGCACTGAGAATCTTTTATCTAGTTTTAAATGAAAGTGGGTGCTCCAATTGCCATGAGAATACCAAAGCTAAAATTCGAAATTTTGTTTCTGGTTTTTGCGAGGGTGGTGACTAATTCTTGGCCAGTAACCAGTTGCTGATGGTTCCTGATTCCTTATCAAAGTGACTGTTCTTGATATGAGTGTCTTCAATGGTGGCATTAAGTACCTGATCCTTCCATCGATCAAGGTCTACATCTACTTTTTGCGGATAATATTGAAGAGTGAAAGCTCTATCTGAGTTTCTTTTTAATATGTCTCTCCCTAAACCTAGATCACTAAGTCCAGTTGTAACTACTACAGCTGTGTCCTGGATGAGATCAGCACAGACCAAGAATTTAAAATGAACCTTGTTAATCTGTGAATCAGCACCACACTGCGGAGGGAGGATAGGGTGAGATTTTGCACTGTGTTTAATTAAGTCATACATTGTTTATAAACACATCCATCATTTTACTACATTACAAGACTTACATTGCAAGGCTCCACTTGTCTGAACATGAGCAAAGATCAGAGATCGAGGCTTAATACTGTGAAGtcaccactgcagtccatgcttCTGTCTTGACTAGGAGCCTGACCCCTCACCATCACACAGGAATTCTCTCCCTGTGGTGCATTCACTCTGACAGCTGCCTAACCATTCCCACCCCCTGCCCACCCACTTCCGACAAACCCCATCCAGccatttttatttttcatttccatttttcCTGCTCTCTTTCAGTTTCCTTGGATTGCTCACACCATTTCCTAACCTCCTCCCATTGCCAGTTCTTGATCCAGCCCCGGACATGTAAGCGCAATATGGGGTAATTGAATTTTCCcactgttctttctctctctttctgtactcATTAGCCTTTGCTCAATGGCTTGTCCAATGTAAATTGAATGTTTTTAATCACCTTGATGGGGAAATTCCATATAGGGATACAGCCACACTACAACCTTGTGCCAAAGCATCATCATTCACCAGGGATCAAAGATTTGCTCATTGTCTGATTTTGTTAACTCTTTCCAACTCTGCACATACAGTCTGACTTAGCTATTTTTTAACATCAAGTCTTGTCTTAAACTGTAAATAGAAATAATTATAATGTAAATTAAAATTCTTCCCTTTTGATGATTTATTACTACTCATCAAAACTGATCCCACAACATCCTGAAAATTAAGGAAACCTGAATATTACAATGTTTTCCATCATTTTGTACCATATTGCAGCTCTTTCAGCGGTGAGTAATAACCCAGAGCAAGACAGATGGAGTGTCCTTTTTttttgactgactgactgtgctgcAACATCCCAGTGCCTTGACTGAAAAATAACGTAACTAGCTTTATATATGGTTAGCATACCTGTTACCAGGAACAATTGGTTTACAGGTTCAGACTCTTCACCTTGGATATGTAGTGAAAACAATAGTTGCTATTTAACCAAGTCAGCATTCTGTAATTTTTCTCATTATTAATGAATCTTGTGAAGTTTTTGTACTGAACAGTTGTATTCATTGTACAAGTAGAATAAATTATATTTAAGATCCCTAGTATTTAAATGCATAAAATcacttgtgatttttaatttttcagtAGAACTTAAGGCTTTACAAGCTAATGGCCATATTGAATTGTAATAAGTCTTGTTTAAATGTTTCTACTCTTTAATTTATAGGGGTCCCAACACCCAGTCAAGATATTCTTCGCCATACGTTGAACATGCTCGTAAGAGAGCGGAAAATTTACCCAACTCCTGATGGATATTTCATTGTAACTCCTCAGACTTATTTTATCACCCCTTCCCTCATAAGAACAAATAGTAAATGGTACCATCTAGATGAAAGGATACCTGACCGGGCTCGATGTACTTCACCACAGCTAGGGACTATAACTCCTTCCAACTCTGGCTGTCTCCGAGACAGAGCTCATCACAGAAACCATTGTGATTCTTGCAACTGTTTTAGAGAAGAATTTCACAATCATTCCTCCACTCTCCAGAAAAGATCAATGAAGGAATGTAAAGATTCCTATTGCCCTCCTTCTTTCAGCCAGATGCCGGTAACCCAGACTGAGAAAAGCAGGAGTACGGTTAACTGTTCATACAAAACTGAAACGTTGCCAAAACCCAAGGATGGAGAAAAGCAATCCAAAAAATTTGGACTGAAATTGTTCAGATTGAGCTTTAAAAAGGACAAGTCAAAGCAGTTAGTGAATTTTTCAGCCCAGTTCCCTCCTGAGGAATGGCCGTTGCGTGATGAGGACAATCCAACCTCTATACCAAGGGAAGTGGAACAGGAGATAATCAAACGCATTAATCCAGACCTGACGGTGGAAAACGTCATGAAGCACACAGCGCTAATGAAGAAGTTGGAAGAAGATAAGGCCCACAGAAATAAAGCAGGCTCATCCGCCCAGCATAGTGGCAAGAGCAAAAAAAGTAGAAGTCACAAGAAGTCCCATGGTAAATCCCGGTCACACAGCAAGTCCAGGGCTCCAAAAGGGGAACAATCAGAAGATACCCATCTGGATGTTGCAGAATCCAGAGAGTATGAGTTTTATGACCCAATTACCAGATCCCCATGTGAGAAAAGTGCCACTGTAGAAATGAAGGGTGATAATGGGTTTCTCTCACATGATAAAATTAACATGGTTGAATCTCATTTTCCTGTGACCCCCGAATGGGATGTGTCTGGTGATCTTTACAAGCGAAGGATGGAGAGTCGATTTCATGAACATTCTCGGGAAAGTTTGCAATCCAAGGTTCATCGGAGCCACAGCCATACTCAAGACAGAAAATCAAGGACTGATAGGGCCAGCAAAGCCAAGGAGAGGTCTAGATCAATGGATAATTCTAATCGACCTCTTGGCATGACTTTATCAGGCACAACAGAAGAGATGCAAGAATGCAGCGTGGATGAAAGCCAGTCAAATAATAACAAATTACGTTCTTCCAAATTACTCAGTCACCACAGACCAGGATTGTCATCACATTCAAATCATGTTACTGAGCCAAGCATACCGGAATGTGTAAATATTGATGAGGCAGCAACAGTTAGTGAAGCCTGCAATCCAGTGGAGCACCCAAGACCTGGAGATGGTTTGCCTAAAAATGACGAACCTAACTGTACTACCAATGCAAAAGCTGATGATTACTTTCAGTGTAATGCATCCAAGGAGACTGCTCAGGCTGTGTCTTCTCCATCAGCTAACTGTAATGATGAGTGTCTGTTTAAAGATTATGATACGTTAACCTTGTCAGATGGTGTCAAGAAGCTGTCTCCTCTGGATAGGTTCTTGAAGCACCCACCTATTGAAGAGAATGTGAATGGACAGCTTGAACAATTGTCACTGCAGCAGAAACATTATCCGGAAACGATAGATATGAATAGCGTTAATTTGCCTGTAGCTGGGCAGGCATCTCCCCCATCATTGCCAAATGGACAAGTATTTAAATCACAGTCGGAAATTCAATCTGTAAATCACATGGAGAATAATTATCAGGAATCCACTTTATATGAACCCCAACATAAACCATCAGAGGTGCTTCACCCAGACTGTGAGAACTTTGTTGGCCTAATAAGTGTGGCTCAATCACTGCCTGTCCTACAGGGACAAGAGGATGAAACAGGACATCAGGAATCTTCCTTTGACTACTATAATGTGTCTGATGATGACTCAGAAGATGGGATCAACAAAAACCAAGAGGAGGGTAAAAGCCGAGATGATGGTGGGACTGTGCAGTGGTTGCTAgaacgagagaaagagaaaaatctCCAGAGAAAGTTTGAAAAGAATCTAACTCTTCTGAGCCCAAAAGAGAGTGACAACAGTACCAGCCAGAAAGCTTTACATTCTGCTCGATTAGATAGTATGGACAGCAGCAGTATCACTGTAGACAGTGGATTTAATTCTCCACGGTAAGCAAGCAAATGACAAATCCAAGCAGTCATTCATTTGAGACACGTATTACATTTTTGATTTTGTGCTAGATTATTTCATTGTACAGGACTTTGAAAGTAGCCAACACAAGTTAAAACATGTAAAGTATAGGGATAAAAATTGAGAATTGTCTGGTTGTGGCCTTATGCAAAATGTGATTTACTCTAACAGTATACTTTATGTTTATAAATTCTTATAAGCTGTATTGAGAAGTTTATAAACCAATTAATATGCTTTCTCTTGCAGAGAAGCAGGAGATGATGAAGTAGTGATTGGTGGTAATGGTCTAGTCATCTAGTGACAGATGCTTGGGGAGAGGAGTGGGGGGACAGATTTTAAATCCCACCACAACAGCTGGCAGACTTTAATGTCaatttaataaatctggaatataaaaacTAGTCTCAATAATGATGACATTGACAACAATTATTTAACACTTGTAagaatccatctagttcactaaatAAGGCAAGCTTCTGTCTCTACTTGGTCTGGCCTTCTATGTGACTCAAACCCACAGCACTATGGTTGATCCTTAACTGCCCTCAATATCCTGGTGAGTCTCTCAGTTCAAGTAAATTAGTGGAATAATGTTGGCATCTCATCAAAGAATCTAAAGGAAAGTTCCTTTTGAAGTAATGCTCTGACTTTATGCTTCTGGTTTGAACTTTCTCCTCCTGCCCATGGAAAGTCTTTATCATCCCAAATAGTTCGAAGCACTTGGGCTGTACATTCCCAAAAGTCTGATGTGACTTTCAGTAATGGTTACTTCCTACCTGAAGCAATATATTTACGATATATGTCCTATTTGAGTTGAAAGAACTAAaaagaaagaattaaaaatatTAGAAACATTTACTGCATCGCAGTGAAATTAATAACTGTTAGTCAATATGCAATGAAGACTATCGTTCGATAGTTTGAACAATCTGTTTCTCAAGCTTAAACATTATCATCAGAAACTTTTTGGTTAAAAATATGATTGAATTCAATCCAAAATTTGAAAATTACTCGTTTTTGTAATGGATCATCTGAATAAAACTGCCTATTTAGCACAAAAAGATTATGGGTATATTTATGCTTGGCATACATGGCCAATGTTAACTGGTCTAGTGTTCCATATACTTAGCCATTTGCTTTGGAGCATGAAAGGTTatgtgggatggggagggggtctcATCCTGCCAAAGAGCTGGAATTACTCCAGGTTGGTGAAAATACCGTTCTAATGTACTGTCTCATCTGGGCCTTAAATGTGTAGCAGGAAGGAACCGAGGGAGTCTGCCTGCATTAGATTTGATATTAATGATAAATATAATATAGTGGACCCGCTTTCATTCTGACTGCTTGAATTTAATGCCGTTTTGCTTTGCTATTTGTTCAAAGCCATTCTTGATTTTGATTCTTGTGATAACTGTTAGCATTTTCAGCAAAAATTGGAGGTTGAGAAGATTAAAGcttacatttttattttgaaagcacAATCATTTTCACTTATAAACTAACCATATCTGGCTGTGAAAGATGTACCACTTGTGAAAAAATATGTATGTACTGATAAAGGACTGCAGTAGAGTACTATGTAGTTCCATTGCACCAAGTAACAGCTTCAAATTCTGATACTGTCATTTGAAATGTAATGCCAAAATTTCTGCAGCATCCTGAATATGTCTCCCCACTCCATTGCCACCAAAACTTTGGAAGAGCaatatcttttgcaatacattGAAACTTTATATTTCCTACACAATGGAGACTTCTGGCCTCTTTGAGTTGAGTCACCCAATGAGGCCAAAAGTTGTGAAGGATTAAATGTTGTGGCATTAGTGTTTGGAAGCATTAATGTTTTTCCATCCATGGTGTCTTTCAGTACTCGTGAAAGTCTGGCCTCTAACACTTCAAGCGTAGTAGAAAGCAACAGGCGTCAGAACCCTGCTCTTAGTCCGGGACACGGAGGCACGTCAGCATTCAGTTTCCGAACAACTACAGATCCTGCACCAAGTGAACCTGAGAAACTGCAGAAGCCCATGAAGTGTCTAGCTTCCGTTACCAGTGTTTGAGCACTGTTAGTCGTAGCTGTCAGCTACATATTCTGTATCACACCCTCAGCAGTCATACACATGCACCTcgagagatttgaaacaaaatgacACCATCAGGCATGCTCATACATTTTAAAAAGAGGTGTAAACTAAATGTAGAAGCCACTTATATGATTTGGAGCTTTATTTCATAAGTACTCATTAATTTTGCTTCTTCATTCTTTAGGTATTGAGTGGGTAATGCAGCTTACTGCATGGCATTCGCCTACATCATACTGCATGAAACGTCCATTGCGATTTTgataaagaagagaaaaaaaagcacaaattcGTTTGCACTTCATGACTTGGTTTCTTGATGGTATTCTATGACAACTTCATGTTTAGAAGTAATCGTCTTTAGAGCATTTTGAAACCAGCAAAATAACTCCTGTGATTTTGTGAAACCAGTGCATGTGTTAAATCTGAACAAGCACATACGTGGCTGTCTTACACACTGAAGATACTATCTTCAAACTTATGGTCCGTGATTTCCAATAAGCATTGTTAAAAGCTATATGGTACCAACAGATACATGTTGCACTATTGAAAGGTAAAATAATGTCTGACTTTTTTACTGTACAAGATTATACATCTCGTGTTACTGTACATATAAATAAATATTGAAGGTGTCAAAAGCAAACCCTgtagagaaaaaaattaaattgctACAAGTTTTACAGTTGTGGTAAATCTTATATCAATATGATATGTGAATTAAATGTGCATTTTTTTGTGCAAATAAATATACTTCAGAGAAAATGCTGAATAAGCAGCTCTCAAATTAGGAAAAATATTTTTTGCATGTATGAGAAAGTTAGTAAGCAGTACAATTGAGGCATTTCAATCACTGCGAGACAAAATTTGAGCAACCAAACACTTCACCTGGGTCCCATTAATACATTGCTATAAATCGCTCCCTCCTGTAACGAGCTTAAATACTTTCCACACTGCAGTTTATATATGAGCTTTATTGTGGAACCTTAGCACTCTTGGTTGAT encodes the following:
- the LOC132822098 gene encoding storkhead-box protein 2-like isoform X6, with protein sequence MLVRERKIYPTPDGYFIVTPQTYFITPSLIRTNSKWYHLDERIPDRARCTSPQLGTITPSNSGCLRDRAHHRNHCDSCNCFREEFHNHSSTLQKRSMKECKDSYCPPSFSQMPVTQTEKSRSTVNCSYKTETLPKPKDGEKQSKKFGLKLFRLSFKKDKSKQLVNFSAQFPPEEWPLRDEDNPTSIPREVEQEIIKRINPDLTVENVMKHTALMKKLEEDKAHRNKAGSSAQHSGKSKKSRSHKKSHGKSRSHSKSRAPKGEQSEDTHLDVAESREYEFYDPITRSPCEKSATVEMKGDNGFLSHDKINMVESHFPVTPEWDVSGDLYKRRMESRFHEHSRESLQSKVHRSHSHTQDRKSRTDRASKAKERSRSMDNSNRPLGMTLSGTTEEMQECSVDESQSNNNKLRSSKLLSHHRPGLSSHSNHVTEPSIPECVNIDEAATVSEACNPVEHPRPGDGLPKNDEPNCTTNAKADDYFQCNASKETAQAVSSPSANCNDECLFKDYDTLTLSDGVKKLSPLDRFLKHPPIEENVNGQLEQLSLQQKHYPETIDMNSVNLPVAGQASPPSLPNGQVFKSQSEIQSVNHMENNYQESTLYEPQHKPSEVLHPDCENFVGLISVAQSLPVLQGQEDETGHQESSFDYYNVSDDDSEDGINKNQEEGKSRDDGGTVQWLLEREKEKNLQRKFEKNLTLLSPKESDNSTSQKALHSARLDSMDSSSITVDSGFNSPRTRESLASNTSSVVESNRRQNPALSPGHGGTSAFSFRTTTDPAPSEPEKLQKPMKCLASVTSV
- the LOC132822098 gene encoding storkhead-box protein 2-like isoform X4 codes for the protein MLEGQERGGDVSPISMSPISQSQFIPLGEILCLAISAMNASRKPVTQEALMEHLATCFPGVPTPSQDILRHTLNMLVRERKIYPTPDGYFIVTPQTYFITPSLIRTNSKWYHLDERIPDRARCTSPQLGTITPSNSGCLRDRAHHRNHCDSCNCFREEFHNHSSTLQKRSMKECKDSYCPPSFSQMPVTQTEKSRSTVNCSYKTETLPKPKDGEKQSKKFGLKLFRLSFKKDKSKQLVNFSAQFPPEEWPLRDEDNPTSIPREVEQEIIKRINPDLTVENVMKHTALMKKLEEDKAHRNKAGSSAQHSGKSKKSRSHKKSHGKSRSHSKSRAPKGEQSEDTHLDVAESREYEFYDPITRSPCEKSATVEMKGDNGFLSHDKINMVESHFPVTPEWDVSGDLYKRRMESRFHEHSRESLQSKVHRSHSHTQDRKSRTDRASKAKERSRSMDNSNRPLGMTLSGTTEEMQECSVDESQSNNNKLRSSKLLSHHRPGLSSHSNHVTEPSIPECVNIDEAATVSEACNPVEHPRPGDGLPKNDEPNCTTNAKADDYFQCNASKETAQAVSSPSANCNDECLFKDYDTLTLSDGVKKLSPLDRFLKHPPIEENVNGQLEQLSLQQKHYPETIDMNSVNLPVAGQASPPSLPNGQVFKSQSEIQSVNHMENNYQESTLYEPQHKPSEVLHPDCENFVGLISVAQSLPVLQGQEDETGHQESSFDYYNVSDDDSEDGINKNQEEGKSRDDGGTVQWLLEREKEKNLQRKFEKNLTLLSPKESDNSTSQKALHSARLDSMDSSSITVDSGFNSPRTRESLASNTSSVVESNRRQNPALSPGHGGTSAFSFRTTTDPAPSEPEKLQKPMKCLASVTSV
- the LOC132822098 gene encoding storkhead-box protein 2-like isoform X1, which produces MPQGGMEKFLQIAPHSLAVVLARSGSARAAVAVTDNIQHHHTGYEIFADFKAENMQHFWNKRVTDAISEAFFLGWIDEHVLLIQGKESHLEVLREAWMRRSLKPPRGFGIKYLGDVSPISMSPISQSQFIPLGEILCLAISAMNASRKPVTQEALMEHLATCFPGVPTPSQDILRHTLNMLVRERKIYPTPDGYFIVTPQTYFITPSLIRTNSKWYHLDERIPDRARCTSPQLGTITPSNSGCLRDRAHHRNHCDSCNCFREEFHNHSSTLQKRSMKECKDSYCPPSFSQMPVTQTEKSRSTVNCSYKTETLPKPKDGEKQSKKFGLKLFRLSFKKDKSKQLVNFSAQFPPEEWPLRDEDNPTSIPREVEQEIIKRINPDLTVENVMKHTALMKKLEEDKAHRNKAGSSAQHSGKSKKSRSHKKSHGKSRSHSKSRAPKGEQSEDTHLDVAESREYEFYDPITRSPCEKSATVEMKGDNGFLSHDKINMVESHFPVTPEWDVSGDLYKRRMESRFHEHSRESLQSKVHRSHSHTQDRKSRTDRASKAKERSRSMDNSNRPLGMTLSGTTEEMQECSVDESQSNNNKLRSSKLLSHHRPGLSSHSNHVTEPSIPECVNIDEAATVSEACNPVEHPRPGDGLPKNDEPNCTTNAKADDYFQCNASKETAQAVSSPSANCNDECLFKDYDTLTLSDGVKKLSPLDRFLKHPPIEENVNGQLEQLSLQQKHYPETIDMNSVNLPVAGQASPPSLPNGQVFKSQSEIQSVNHMENNYQESTLYEPQHKPSEVLHPDCENFVGLISVAQSLPVLQGQEDETGHQESSFDYYNVSDDDSEDGINKNQEEGKSRDDGGTVQWLLEREKEKNLQRKFEKNLTLLSPKESDNSTSQKALHSARLDSMDSSSITVDSGFNSPRTRESLASNTSSVVESNRRQNPALSPGHGGTSAFSFRTTTDPAPSEPEKLQKPMKCLASVTSV
- the LOC132822098 gene encoding storkhead-box protein 2-like isoform X5; this translates as MSPISQSQFIPLGEILCLAISAMNASRKPVTQEALMEHLATCFPGVPTPSQDILRHTLNMLVRERKIYPTPDGYFIVTPQTYFITPSLIRTNSKWYHLDERIPDRARCTSPQLGTITPSNSGCLRDRAHHRNHCDSCNCFREEFHNHSSTLQKRSMKECKDSYCPPSFSQMPVTQTEKSRSTVNCSYKTETLPKPKDGEKQSKKFGLKLFRLSFKKDKSKQLVNFSAQFPPEEWPLRDEDNPTSIPREVEQEIIKRINPDLTVENVMKHTALMKKLEEDKAHRNKAGSSAQHSGKSKKSRSHKKSHGKSRSHSKSRAPKGEQSEDTHLDVAESREYEFYDPITRSPCEKSATVEMKGDNGFLSHDKINMVESHFPVTPEWDVSGDLYKRRMESRFHEHSRESLQSKVHRSHSHTQDRKSRTDRASKAKERSRSMDNSNRPLGMTLSGTTEEMQECSVDESQSNNNKLRSSKLLSHHRPGLSSHSNHVTEPSIPECVNIDEAATVSEACNPVEHPRPGDGLPKNDEPNCTTNAKADDYFQCNASKETAQAVSSPSANCNDECLFKDYDTLTLSDGVKKLSPLDRFLKHPPIEENVNGQLEQLSLQQKHYPETIDMNSVNLPVAGQASPPSLPNGQVFKSQSEIQSVNHMENNYQESTLYEPQHKPSEVLHPDCENFVGLISVAQSLPVLQGQEDETGHQESSFDYYNVSDDDSEDGINKNQEEGKSRDDGGTVQWLLEREKEKNLQRKFEKNLTLLSPKESDNSTSQKALHSARLDSMDSSSITVDSGFNSPRTRESLASNTSSVVESNRRQNPALSPGHGGTSAFSFRTTTDPAPSEPEKLQKPMKCLASVTSV
- the LOC132822098 gene encoding storkhead-box protein 2-like isoform X2, which codes for MKKTRSTTLRRAWPSSDFSDRASDRIRSRSEKDYRLHKHFPPAFISSASRGYLASGDVSPISMSPISQSQFIPLGEILCLAISAMNASRKPVTQEALMEHLATCFPGVPTPSQDILRHTLNMLVRERKIYPTPDGYFIVTPQTYFITPSLIRTNSKWYHLDERIPDRARCTSPQLGTITPSNSGCLRDRAHHRNHCDSCNCFREEFHNHSSTLQKRSMKECKDSYCPPSFSQMPVTQTEKSRSTVNCSYKTETLPKPKDGEKQSKKFGLKLFRLSFKKDKSKQLVNFSAQFPPEEWPLRDEDNPTSIPREVEQEIIKRINPDLTVENVMKHTALMKKLEEDKAHRNKAGSSAQHSGKSKKSRSHKKSHGKSRSHSKSRAPKGEQSEDTHLDVAESREYEFYDPITRSPCEKSATVEMKGDNGFLSHDKINMVESHFPVTPEWDVSGDLYKRRMESRFHEHSRESLQSKVHRSHSHTQDRKSRTDRASKAKERSRSMDNSNRPLGMTLSGTTEEMQECSVDESQSNNNKLRSSKLLSHHRPGLSSHSNHVTEPSIPECVNIDEAATVSEACNPVEHPRPGDGLPKNDEPNCTTNAKADDYFQCNASKETAQAVSSPSANCNDECLFKDYDTLTLSDGVKKLSPLDRFLKHPPIEENVNGQLEQLSLQQKHYPETIDMNSVNLPVAGQASPPSLPNGQVFKSQSEIQSVNHMENNYQESTLYEPQHKPSEVLHPDCENFVGLISVAQSLPVLQGQEDETGHQESSFDYYNVSDDDSEDGINKNQEEGKSRDDGGTVQWLLEREKEKNLQRKFEKNLTLLSPKESDNSTSQKALHSARLDSMDSSSITVDSGFNSPRTRESLASNTSSVVESNRRQNPALSPGHGGTSAFSFRTTTDPAPSEPEKLQKPMKCLASVTSV
- the LOC132822098 gene encoding storkhead-box protein 2-like isoform X3, translating into MPQGGMEKFLQIAPHSLAVVLARSGSARAAVAVTDNIQHHHTGYEIFADFKAENMQHFWNKRVTDAISEAFFLGWIDEHVLLIQGKESHLEVLREAWMRRSLKPPRGFGIKYLGDVSPISMSPISQSQFIPLGEILCLAISAMNASRKPVTQEALMEHLATCFPGVPTPSQDILRHTLNMLVRERKIYPTPDGYFIVTPQTYFITPSLIRTNSKWYHLDERIPDRARCTSPQLGTITPSNSGCLRDRAHHRNHCDSCNCFREEFHNHSSTLQKRSMKECKDSYCPPSFSQMPVTQTEKSRSTVNCSYKTETLPKPKDGEKQSKKFGLKLFRLSFKKDKSKQLVNFSAQFPPEEWPLRDEDNPTSIPREVEQEIIKRINPDLTVENVMKHTALMKKLEEDKAHRNKAGSSAQHSGKSKKSRSHKKSHGKSRSHSKSRAPKGEQSEDTHLDVAESREYEFYDPITRSPCEKSATVEMKGDNGFLSHDKINMVESHFPVTPEWDVSGDLYKRRMESRFHEHSRESLQSKVHRSHSHTQDRKSRTDRASKAKERSRSMDNSNRPLGMTLSGTTEEMQECSVDESQSNNNKLRSSKLLSHHRPGLSSHSNHVTEPSIPECVNIDEAATVSEACNPVEHPRPGDGLPKNDEPNCTTNAKADDYFQCNASKETAQAVSSPSANCNDECLFKDYDTLTLSDGVKKLSPLDRFLKHPPIEENVNGQLEQLSLQQKHYPETIDMNSVNLPVAGQASPPSLPNGQVFKSQSEIQSVNHMENNYQESTLYEPQHKPSEVLHPDCENFVGLISVAQSLPVLQGQEDETGHQESSFDYYNVSDDDSEDGINKNQEEGKSRDDGGTVQWLLEREKEKNLQRKFEKNLTLLSPKESDNSTSQKALHSARLDSMDSSSITVDSGFNSPRY